Part of the Deltaproteobacteria bacterium genome is shown below.
GTGGCTGATTTCTTCACCAACATAAATAACCCCTTCATCATCGACAGCGATACCTGTCATGATCCAGGTGGGTACGAAATTTGGTGGTGCTGGACTGCCAACGGCTAGTTCTTCAACTATAACGCTAAATGATCCTTGCGTAGTGTCGATTAATACCAAACGTTGAGTGCCGGTTTCAACTGTAACTAGCGAACCATCCGGCATAGCAGCTAAACCTTCGGGCATTAACAGACCAGAGGTGACTAACACTGGATTAGTTAATGTTTGCGAAGCCTCAGCTAAACGATAAATTGCACCTTGGACCCAATCAGCTACCCATAATGTTCCTTGTTTTGCAGCTAGACTACCTGGATACAAAATTGATGGATAGCAGGCCATTGCTGTACGACTTTGGGTTTGCCCATCCTGTCGTATTATGCAGCCACTACCCAATTCAGAAACAACGAGATCTCCTGCGAACTCAATAGCATCAATGGGCACTTGAAAATCATCAAATTCTTCAGTGAGTTGTTGTGAGCTCGGATCCCAAATCTGTACCGAGTTGGCAAACCATGAAGTGATGAGCAATTGATCACCATAGGGCGCAATAGTTACGGGGGTTTTAAGTGCGGCACTTTGCGCTGACACTACATCAACACTACCACGTAGATGACCATTTATGGGGTTGTATTCAGCTAATTGAAACATATCAGCAACAAATAGTGAAGTATTTTCATTAATACTAAGTAAAGCTAAACCACTTGGGCCAGTTAAACCAGCAGGTGTCAATTCTTTTAGATTGTTAGGATGTTTTAATTGATGTAAAGAGCCGTTGTCGCTGTTAGAAAAATACAGAATATCTTCACTATCAAAGGCAATATTATCAACGCCGGGGATATCATCAATAATTATGGTCTTTTCACCACTAGTAATATCTATTGAGTATATTGCGCCGGCAAGTATGTCGCTTACGAACAATTCGTTGGTTGAATTAAGTTTAACAGCGGTAGGGGTGATAAATCCATTAGCTATAATCTCTAAAGTTCCGGTTGACACCTCGATTCTCCCAACTTGTCCAGTATACCATAAGGGTACATACAAATAGCCATCGCTACCCATATCAATACCATCAATGCCTGGATAACCTTCACCAATTAAAACCGGGTCGTTAATACCTGAGGGATCAAGTTGCCATATTTGATCAGCAAAGAAAATTCGGCTTACCAACAAACTTCCATCATTAGCTATAGTAATTCCATTTACGCCCGGCCCTAACATGGCAACAGTTGATTTAACTTTAGCTGAAGTCAGTTTACCAATTTCGCCGGTTAGATATGAAGTCCAATAGATATTGCCATTATTATCGATAACTAAATCATCTGGTGACTCAACACCAAGTTCTGGTCCTAATTTGTCTAAGAGTTCTCCTGAGTCGGGGTCAATTTTATATATTGAACGATCAACTATGCTGGCGACATAAAAGTTGCCATGCGAATCAAAGTTCAGCCCATTAGTTTGAGACAATTCTTTACCTTCAATAAGTATCTTTGTTTTTATTTCTGCTGCGGATAGGCTAGATAAGGTTAATGAGAAAAATAGAAAAGATAGCAGTGATAAAAAAGGACGCGATTGATCAATATGTAACATATTAATCTCTTTAAAAAATAAAAAAGTCCATGGAGTTATTTAATTGCAATACAGTTTTACAGTTGAAAGTCAATAAATAAATGAAAAACGATAAAACATACAATTCATCACATTCATCTACTTTTCATCTTGATAACCATATGTCTCGTATGGAGTCGCCAGATCGTGCTGCCTGGCAAAAACCTGAAGAAGTAATTACCTATTTAGCGCTGCCTGCAAGATCGGTGGTTTGCGAAATTGGAGCAGGTCCTGGATATTTTACGTTAAGATTGGCCAAAGCTGTAGGTGATAGCGGCTTGGTCTATGCAGTTGAAATCGAACCACAAGTTCTTGCGGTATTGCGAGATCGTTTAAATGCCGCCCAAGTATCTAATGTTGTGCCCGTGCTTGGTCTTGCTAATGACCCATTAGTACCAAAGAAAATGTTTGATTGCGTGTTTCTCGTTAACACTTTTCATCATTTTTCTGATCTAGTTGGTTATTTAAAGAAATTAAAGTTATTGCTGCATCGTGGTGGGAGAATAGTAAATATTGATTTTCATAAAAAACCGACCCCGATGGGCCCACCATTAGAAGCGCGCCTTAGTTGCGATGAATTTATAAAATTGGCAGAAGATGCTGGCCTACAAGTTTTAGCTGAGCACGATCTGCTCGAGTATCAATATTTTGTTGAGTTGATCTGTACTGACCTCGACTAGATCTGACAGTTATACCCTGAATGGTTCAATCGTCTGTCAGTTCAAAATCAAGCCGCTTGAGAATCTAAGTTCTCTGCTATTTGAGTACCTGCGGCGTTGATACCTTGCTGAGTCATTTTGTGACGCTTCATGTACTCGCGTTGATGATCTGCATGATCGCTTTACCGCGCTTTTAGATGAGCGTTTCCAGTCAAGATGCGTGAACTCATCCGTAAAATGTCGATAGCTAATGTGACTTGGGGTGCGCCGCGTATTGTTGGCGAGCTTAGAAAAATCGGCATTATTGTCGCCAAGTCAACGGTTGAGAAATACATGGTGAATCCGCATTGTCCACCATCACAAACATGGAGGGACAGCATTTAGAGGTTTTCGATTGCTCGCATACCCCAATCTATTAGTTTTTCATGAGCATCAGGTTGCTCGGGAGAGCCTTTAAGAGACTCTAGATTAAGTTTCATGCTGAGTTTAGATATTGGTTGCCAGACCTTCGCAGTCTCAACCCTTAATATACCCATATCTTTAGATGTTAGTTTAATAAGACCCATTAAATGAGCTATAAGCGAGAGTGCCTGATGCCAATCAATCCATCGAAGCCCTCTGCCATTAATGAAAATTTTTAGAGAGTTATGATGCCTTAGGCGAAATACTTTGGGTCGAATATTATTTGTAACTTCAATAAGGTTTGCCGCTGCAAGTTCTTCTACAGCCCGCTCAGTACTTCGTCGTGTAAAACCTGCTGGAATTATTTCTGATGTCTGTAGAGGAGTATCGCCAGTTTTTATTAATGCGATAAAAACTTCTGCTTTAATAGGTGAGCCGCATAATGCTCTAAGACGAAATCGTATTAGGGAAGGGCGTTCTATTGGAAGGTGGATTTTCGTGCGACCTTGCTGTAAGTTTGCCACATTATTTTGCGGCTGCCATTGAACACCATGTTTTGAAAGTGCACCATTAAAAGCTGCAAAGCTTGAGGCTGCTTCTAGTGGTATATTTTTTAGAAGACCGGTGAAGCGTTTTTTGCTTACGTGTGTTTCGTTGGCTATACACCAATCAAATACCAAGCCTAGTAAACGAGGGTCATGTGCTGCCAAAAAGGGAGTCCATACAATAAGTGGCTCTGGGTCGATGGAGGCATTTTGATGTAGACGTTTTGGTCCGGGGATACCAAGCTCGCTCCACAGACTCCATAGTAGATCTAATATTTTTTCTTCTAATTTATTCATCGATAATGTCTCGTGACTTAGAACCTAGCTCAACTAGCACTTTGGATATTTCAGCAACCGCAATCTCTGTGCGGCCGTCTTTAAGAATACACCAGCGGGAGGCAGTTTTTAGTTCTGCAACAGTTGGTTTAATTTCTCGTAAATCACCAATATCAACAGCTCGTCTTTGACTGCGGGCGGTATCTGTTGCAGCCCATAGTTTGAGTGTAATTAAATCTTGTCTGGAGGCTATTCTAATTGTGAGTGGTCCATATCGTCGAATTTCAGTACGTTCAGCAAAACCAGCAGGCAATAATAGCTTGCCTAGTATTGATGGACCTCCGTTTAACCAATCTTTCTCATCGCGTGGTTCTTGCTCTAAACCAAGTGCATTTGCAACATCTCGTACAGCTGAAACTAAGGGTTCTGGTAATGGTTTTGCTGGTAGCCATTTACCGGTATCAATTCTTGCTACAGCGTCTATATCTAATGTTGGCCGTTTTATAAGATTTTTTAATAGTAATGCACCACCACCAATAATTACTAATTCATAAGCCAAGTTGCGTTGTTTTAGCACTTCTCCTAGCAACCGTAACGCTTCGTTTACTTTATCTTCGCTATTCATCCCTATTTAATAGCATATATGGTATATCTAAGCGACAAAATACGTCGCAAAAGACGACAATATATGACGTTTAACACTTGACCCTCCTGAAAATTCCATCGCATTGATTTTTTCAGGGCTTCGATACTTTGGTGAAAATATTCAAAACTCCAGGGCACCACCTAAAAACATTCTACGGCAATTCAAAAACATTTTTGACTTGACCGCCCTGATCATAGAGGCACCGAGTTTTGGGGGGCAAACGCTCGTACATGGCCATCAAGAAATGAAATTTGGTCGCAATGTTCATAAACACAGGCAAAATCGCGACCGCTATACATTAAATGTACAACAAACATCCATGCTTTGCTGATAATATTCGCAATATTTAAAGTGACCTCAAAAAAATCTATTTGAGCTTATTCGCCAGCATAATATTGCAATGAGATAAATACTTCGCTGTTTTTTAGGCGCTGGCTTCTCAAATATTTTCTTACCCATGAGGGGCTTACTTGATAGCCTTCGGTGATTAGTTGCTCATACAAACGAGCGCTGGTTAATCGTTGTTTGGCGCTAATAAGGGGTTGCCATTCGCTTAAAAGCTCTTCAATGCGGGGTGCCACTAAATCAAATATAGGCGTGCGCCTTGGTTTTGTTTCGATGCGTCTGGGCGGTCACTTATGGATAAGTATTTCTTGACGGTGTTACGGCTAACACCCATCTGCTTAGCTATTTGAAGTTGACTAACACCCTCGACAAGAATCTTGTGTCGTACTTACGTTTACTAACGCCATCCCTAGCATTTCCTTCCTCCGGCGGTATTGCTTTTAACAACTCAATCCTACCGGATGTTTGCGCTAGGGGTGGCTCACTTTTTTGATTACCGTTTGGCTCAGTTTCTAATTGGCGTGTCTAGGTGGGATAACTTACTAAAATACATGATGTTTTTTGATTGAAAAGATAGATATAATGTTTAGCGCCAGCTAGCTTGATGCTGTTTTTCGACCAAAAAGCAAGGCATGGAAAATGTCGCTCACAAAGAGACGAGGATCAAAAATGTGCAATAAAATCTCCGATCTGTCTCCAGTTGCCTCATAAGTAAATGTTACCGAAGCTAGTCCTTTTGACTCATTTGTTTCCTCACAATTGAGGTTACTAAGCGTCTGTTTGTTTTCATGACTCATATTGTTTTTGTATTCAAAAAACACATCGCGGTTAACAAGCCCTCGATGGATGAAAACTTGCCGTAACTAAACCACGACTTTTCGAAAACTCGTCTTGCCATTCGAACATGATAAGCAACACGCAGAGAGTGTGCCCCAAACTAGCAACATCCAGGTTAGATAATTTTTAGCTGTTGCTGAGTAAGTTGTTACACTTAAAATCGGCCACGATGAGTTCATTTGAGATTTTTGGGAGGGACAACAACAACCGGAGTTTGGGCAAAGTAACAATAAATAATTCTTG
Proteins encoded:
- a CDS encoding class I SAM-dependent methyltransferase: MKNDKTYNSSHSSTFHLDNHMSRMESPDRAAWQKPEEVITYLALPARSVVCEIGAGPGYFTLRLAKAVGDSGLVYAVEIEPQVLAVLRDRLNAAQVSNVVPVLGLANDPLVPKKMFDCVFLVNTFHHFSDLVGYLKKLKLLLHRGGRIVNIDFHKKPTPMGPPLEARLSCDEFIKLAEDAGLQVLAEHDLLEYQYFVELICTDLD